Proteins from one Mesorhizobium sp. M9A.F.Ca.ET.002.03.1.2 genomic window:
- a CDS encoding tyrosine-type recombinase/integrase, which yields MAVATRNARLAAMHTLARFLISEHPNNMDTLQLVVTLPFKRARGWHLSNISKSPELRSVLARIDRRTPSGQRDCALFSLMFDTDARVQEILNPRICDLRLVSPCPAEQKGLSQRPRHTTDPDRCRYLLRKHVDTAAGEATTLAEKSIHHRSLRHTTAIHLVKAGVDIATISQWLGHSGLNVTMRYARAGIDMKRQALEQVFPDVMSSAKDQTIIARWRDVRLAAPL from the coding sequence GTGGCAGTTGCGACCCGCAATGCAAGGCTGGCGGCGATGCATACCTTAGCGCGGTTCCTGATCTCGGAGCACCCGAATAATATGGATACGCTGCAACTGGTGGTAACACTTCCCTTCAAGAGGGCGCGCGGGTGGCACCTGTCGAATATCTCGAAGAGCCCGGAACTCAGGAGCGTCCTGGCGCGCATCGACCGCCGCACGCCTTCTGGACAGCGGGATTGCGCGCTGTTCTCGCTGATGTTCGATACGGATGCACGAGTTCAGGAAATCCTGAATCCTCGAATTTGTGACCTTCGTCTGGTATCGCCCTGTCCCGCCGAGCAAAAGGGGCTTTCTCAACGACCGCGGCACACCACTGACCCGGATCGGTGTCGATACTTGCTGCGCAAACATGTTGATACGGCTGCGGGGGAAGCAACCACCCTGGCGGAAAAAAGCATCCATCACCGCTCTTTGCGGCACACGACGGCCATCCACCTTGTCAAGGCGGGTGTTGACATCGCCACCATCAGTCAATGGCTAGGCCACTCGGGGCTGAACGTAACGATGCGCTACGCCCGGGCCGGTATCGATATGAAGCGGCAAGCGCTCGAACAAGTCTTTCCCGACGTGATGTCATCGGCAAA